A window of Bradyrhizobium sp. AZCC 1610 contains these coding sequences:
- a CDS encoding FAD binding domain-containing protein translates to MIPAAFDYVRASSLAQAIDLLRDDPDGTKLLAGGHTLLPALKLRLASPELLVDISGIAELKGIEISETGIRIGALATHAELFASEPLYRELPVFRRAATLIADPQVRNRGTIGGSLANADPAADWPAVVVALQAEIEIVGPNGLRRVAARDFFIDIFSTVLEPDEILVSVHIPRARTGMHFIYRKIRHPASGFAVVGIAVGVRLQEGAVDEISIGVTGAANHAFAGQRASDFLIGKTLSPDNIEQAAKLLSETTECLSDRYASAEYRANLIRIETRRALFALAS, encoded by the coding sequence ATGATCCCCGCAGCCTTCGATTATGTCCGCGCGTCATCGCTCGCCCAGGCGATCGATCTGTTGCGCGACGATCCCGACGGAACAAAGCTCCTGGCTGGCGGCCATACCCTCCTGCCGGCGCTGAAGCTGCGGTTGGCGTCCCCCGAACTGCTGGTCGATATCAGCGGCATCGCCGAGCTCAAGGGAATCGAGATCAGCGAAACCGGCATCAGGATCGGCGCACTGGCCACCCATGCCGAACTGTTCGCTTCCGAGCCCCTGTACAGGGAATTACCGGTCTTTCGCCGGGCAGCCACCCTGATTGCCGATCCCCAGGTGCGTAACCGCGGCACGATCGGCGGCTCGCTCGCGAACGCCGATCCCGCGGCTGACTGGCCGGCGGTAGTGGTGGCGCTGCAGGCAGAGATCGAGATCGTGGGCCCGAATGGCCTCCGAAGGGTGGCGGCGCGGGACTTCTTTATCGATATCTTTTCGACTGTGCTGGAACCGGACGAAATTCTCGTAAGCGTCCATATCCCTCGGGCGAGGACTGGCATGCACTTCATCTATCGAAAGATCCGGCATCCCGCGAGCGGCTTTGCCGTCGTGGGAATCGCGGTCGGCGTGCGGTTGCAAGAGGGGGCGGTTGACGAGATTTCCATCGGCGTCACCGGTGCAGCGAACCACGCCTTCGCCGGCCAACGCGCTTCCGATTTCCTGATCGGCAAGACACTTTCGCCGGACAACATCGAGCAGGCGGCAAAATTGCTAAGTGAGACCACCGAGTGCCTCTCCGACCGCTACGCTTCGGCGGAATACCGCGCGAATCTGATCCGGATCGAGACCAGGCGCGCGTTATTTGCGCTTGCGTCGTGA
- a CDS encoding winged helix-turn-helix transcriptional regulator, giving the protein MARAMEVVGDRWSILILREAYYGVKRFDEFEYYIGIAPNILSTRLKKFIDAGVMARVPLPEHAGRYEYVLTEKGRDFFPAYLALKKWGDDWLAEPAGPQVVFRERAAGRPVEYPALRTSGGKPLRLEDVEIVAGAGAVPFNRKRFGGDAADRTAAGPKAPVSRRKRK; this is encoded by the coding sequence ATGGCCCGCGCAATGGAGGTGGTCGGTGATCGCTGGTCCATCCTGATCCTGCGTGAGGCCTATTACGGTGTGAAACGCTTCGACGAGTTCGAATACTATATCGGGATCGCTCCCAATATCTTGAGCACCCGGCTGAAGAAATTCATCGATGCCGGCGTCATGGCGCGGGTGCCGCTCCCCGAACACGCCGGGCGATACGAATACGTTCTGACCGAGAAAGGACGAGATTTTTTTCCGGCCTATCTCGCGCTTAAGAAATGGGGTGACGACTGGCTGGCTGAGCCCGCAGGGCCGCAGGTCGTGTTCCGCGAACGCGCCGCCGGACGACCGGTCGAATATCCGGCATTGCGGACGAGCGGCGGCAAGCCGTTGCGGCTTGAGGACGTCGAGATCGTTGCCGGTGCAGGTGCTGTTCCATTCAACCGCAAGCGATTTGGTGGCGATGCCGCCGATCGTACGGCGGCCGGCCCCAAGGCGCCCGTTTCACGACGCAAGCGCAAATAA